In Colwellia sp. PAMC 20917, a single genomic region encodes these proteins:
- a CDS encoding DUF6435 family protein, with translation MFGIFKKDPIKKLNKLYEAKLEQAMFSQRNGDIKSYSMITAEAEKIAVQIKDLENSQKN, from the coding sequence ATGTTTGGAATATTTAAAAAAGACCCGATAAAAAAATTAAATAAACTCTATGAAGCTAAGCTTGAACAAGCGATGTTTTCGCAAAGAAATGGAGATATAAAATCATATTCGATGATCACTGCTGAAGCTGAAAAAATAGCCGTGCAGATTAAAGATTTAGAAAATTCACAAAAGAACTAA